From Streptomyces sp. GSL17-111, one genomic window encodes:
- a CDS encoding TIM barrel protein translates to MGYTDTRFTVNLSILFTELPLLERPAAAAAAGFTAVELWWPWIDTPTPEQAELDALREALNDAGVRLTGLNFYAGQLPGPDRGALSVPGEESDRFRANVDVAADFAASVGCTALNALYGNRVDGVDPAVQDELALENLAIAARAADRVGAVLLVEALNRPESPRYPLVSAPAAIEVVEKVNAATGLGNARFLMDLYHLSMNGEDLTEVIEKYTAVTGHVQIADNPGRGAPGTGDLDFTDLLDRLKKAGYDGWVGLEYKPGDAPSGSTFAWLPAPLRPAPAG, encoded by the coding sequence ATGGGTTACACGGACACACGCTTCACAGTGAACCTCTCGATCCTCTTCACCGAGCTCCCGCTGCTCGAGCGGCCGGCCGCGGCCGCCGCCGCGGGCTTCACCGCGGTGGAGCTGTGGTGGCCGTGGATCGACACGCCGACCCCGGAGCAGGCCGAGCTGGACGCGCTGCGCGAGGCACTGAACGACGCCGGGGTGCGGCTCACCGGGCTGAACTTCTACGCCGGGCAGCTCCCCGGACCGGATCGCGGGGCGCTCTCGGTGCCCGGCGAGGAGTCCGACAGGTTCCGGGCCAACGTCGACGTGGCGGCCGACTTCGCGGCCTCCGTCGGGTGCACGGCCCTCAACGCCCTCTACGGGAACCGGGTGGACGGCGTCGACCCGGCCGTCCAGGACGAACTGGCGCTGGAGAACCTGGCGATCGCCGCCCGCGCCGCCGACCGCGTCGGCGCCGTACTCCTCGTGGAGGCGCTGAACCGGCCCGAGTCGCCCCGGTACCCGCTGGTCAGCGCCCCGGCCGCGATCGAGGTCGTGGAGAAGGTCAACGCCGCGACGGGCCTGGGCAACGCGAGGTTCCTCATGGACCTCTACCACCTGTCGATGAACGGCGAGGACCTCACCGAGGTCATCGAGAAGTACACCGCCGTCACCGGCCACGTGCAGATCGCGGACAACCCCGGCCGAGGCGCCCCCGGCACCGGCGACCTGGACTTCACCGACCTGCTGGACCGCCTGAAGAAGGCCGGTTACGACGGCTGGGTCGGCCTGGAGTACAAGCCCGGCGACGCGCCGAGCGGCAGCACCTTCGCGTGGCTGCCCGCACCGCTGCGGCCCGCCCCGGCGGGCTGA
- a CDS encoding thiamine-binding protein: MRLKVEFTTEPFDLDEAPEHAVVAREVVQRGGLDAVDVGPFGNTAEGAADEVLAVVDEMLRRTLAAGATRVSLQVNVVGSDDQEPGDA, translated from the coding sequence GTGCGATTGAAAGTGGAATTCACGACAGAGCCGTTCGACCTGGACGAGGCTCCGGAGCACGCGGTGGTGGCGCGGGAGGTCGTGCAGCGCGGCGGTCTGGACGCCGTCGACGTCGGCCCCTTCGGCAACACGGCCGAGGGGGCCGCGGACGAGGTGCTCGCCGTGGTGGACGAGATGCTACGCCGAACACTCGCCGCCGGGGCGACCCGCGTCTCCCTGCAGGTCAATGTGGTCGGATCCGACGACCAGGAGCCGGGTGACGCATGA
- a CDS encoding catalase: protein MSKPTLTTESGAPVADNQNSATAGVGGPLLLQDQHLLEKLARFNRERIPERVVHARGSGAYGHFEVTDDVTGFTRAAFLGTVGKRTEVFVRFSTVADSLGGADAVRDPRGFAVKFYTEEGNYDLVGNNTPVFFIKDPLKFPDFIHSQKRDPFTGKQEPDNVWDFWAHAPEATHQVTWLMGDRGIPASYRHMNGYGSHTYQWTNAEGEAFFVKYHFKTNQGIRCLSSEQGAETVGRDANSHQTDLLQAIERGVHPSWTVYVQVMPAAEAADYRFNPFDLTKVWPHADHPLQRVGRLVLDRNPDNVFAEVEQAAFSPNNFVPGIGPSPDKMLQGRLFAYADAHRYRLGVNHTQLPVNAPRATTADNYGRDGLMALNAQGRDARNYEPNSYGGPVETGQPLAAPFAVSGHTGTHEAPRHSKDDDFFQAGELYRLMSEEERKRLVANIAGGLSQVTRDDVVEKNLAHFHAADPDYGQRVEEAVRELREG from the coding sequence ATGTCCAAGCCCACGCTGACGACCGAGTCCGGCGCTCCGGTCGCCGACAACCAGAACTCCGCCACCGCCGGCGTCGGCGGACCGCTGCTCCTCCAGGACCAGCACCTGCTGGAGAAGCTCGCCCGGTTCAACCGCGAGCGCATCCCGGAGCGTGTCGTGCACGCCCGCGGTTCGGGGGCCTACGGCCACTTCGAGGTGACCGACGACGTCACCGGCTTCACCCGGGCCGCCTTCCTCGGCACCGTCGGCAAGCGCACCGAGGTGTTCGTGCGCTTCTCGACCGTGGCCGACAGCCTCGGCGGCGCCGACGCGGTGCGCGACCCGCGCGGCTTCGCGGTGAAGTTCTACACCGAGGAGGGCAACTACGACCTCGTCGGCAACAACACCCCGGTCTTCTTCATCAAGGACCCGCTGAAGTTCCCCGACTTCATCCACTCGCAGAAGCGCGACCCCTTCACCGGCAAGCAGGAGCCGGACAACGTCTGGGACTTCTGGGCCCACGCCCCCGAGGCAACCCACCAGGTCACCTGGCTCATGGGCGATCGCGGCATCCCCGCCTCCTACCGCCACATGAACGGCTACGGCTCCCACACCTACCAGTGGACCAACGCCGAGGGCGAGGCCTTCTTCGTCAAGTACCACTTCAAGACGAACCAGGGCATCCGCTGCCTGAGCAGCGAGCAGGGCGCCGAGACCGTCGGCCGGGACGCGAACAGCCACCAGACGGACCTGCTGCAGGCGATCGAGCGCGGCGTGCACCCGTCGTGGACGGTGTACGTGCAGGTCATGCCGGCCGCCGAGGCCGCCGACTACCGGTTCAACCCGTTCGACCTCACCAAGGTGTGGCCGCACGCCGACCACCCGCTCCAGCGGGTGGGCCGCCTGGTCCTGGACCGCAACCCCGACAACGTCTTCGCCGAGGTCGAGCAGGCCGCGTTCTCCCCCAACAACTTCGTCCCCGGCATCGGCCCCTCGCCGGACAAGATGCTCCAGGGCCGCCTCTTCGCCTACGCGGACGCGCACCGCTACCGGCTGGGCGTCAACCACACCCAGCTGCCGGTGAACGCCCCGAGGGCGACGACCGCCGACAACTACGGCCGGGACGGCCTCATGGCGCTCAACGCACAGGGCCGCGACGCCAGGAACTACGAGCCCAACTCCTACGGAGGGCCCGTGGAGACCGGCCAGCCCCTCGCCGCCCCCTTCGCGGTCTCCGGCCACACCGGCACCCACGAGGCGCCGCGGCACTCCAAGGACGACGACTTCTTCCAGGCCGGCGAGCTGTACCGGCTGATGTCGGAGGAGGAGAGGAAGCGTCTCGTCGCGAACATCGCCGGCGGTCTGTCGCAGGTGACCCGCGACGACGTCGTCGAGAAGAACCTCGCCCACTTCCACGCCGCCGACCCGGACTACGGCCAGCGCGTCGAGGAAGCCGTGCGCGAGCTGCGCGAAGGCTGA
- a CDS encoding 2-hydroxy-3-oxopropionate reductase, producing the protein MSSNLPKIAWVGLGIMGSPMAENLIKAGYSVTGFTLEQEKLDRLAANGGTAASSIAEAVADADMVITMVPADPHVKAVILGDDGVLAHAKQGATIIDMSSITPQTSIAVAEAAAKAGKGLKVLDAPVSGGEAGAVEAVLSIMVGGEQADFEAVKPILEALGKTIILCGPHGAGQTVKAANQLIVAVNIQACAEAVVFLEKSGVDLNAALEVLNGGLAGSTVLTRKKDNFKNRDFAPGFRIDLHHKDMGIVTDAARSVGAALPVGAVVAQLVASLRAQGDGGLDHSALLRAVERLSGDRVA; encoded by the coding sequence ATGAGCAGCAACCTTCCGAAGATCGCCTGGGTCGGCCTGGGCATCATGGGCTCCCCCATGGCCGAGAACCTGATCAAGGCCGGCTACTCCGTCACCGGCTTCACACTGGAGCAGGAGAAGCTGGACCGGCTGGCGGCCAATGGCGGCACCGCCGCGTCCTCGATCGCCGAGGCCGTGGCCGACGCCGACATGGTGATCACCATGGTCCCCGCCGACCCGCACGTGAAGGCCGTCATCCTCGGTGACGACGGCGTGCTCGCCCACGCCAAGCAGGGCGCCACGATCATCGACATGTCCTCGATCACCCCGCAGACCTCCATCGCGGTGGCCGAGGCCGCGGCGAAGGCGGGCAAGGGCCTCAAGGTCCTCGACGCCCCCGTCTCCGGCGGCGAGGCGGGCGCCGTCGAGGCCGTCCTGTCGATCATGGTCGGCGGCGAGCAGGCCGACTTCGAGGCCGTGAAGCCGATTCTCGAGGCCCTGGGCAAGACCATCATCCTGTGCGGCCCGCACGGCGCCGGCCAGACGGTGAAGGCCGCCAACCAGCTCATCGTGGCGGTCAACATCCAGGCGTGCGCCGAGGCCGTGGTGTTCCTGGAGAAGTCCGGCGTGGACCTGAACGCCGCGCTGGAGGTCCTGAACGGCGGACTGGCCGGCTCGACGGTGCTGACGCGCAAGAAGGACAACTTCAAGAACCGGGACTTCGCGCCGGGCTTCCGCATCGACCTGCACCACAAGGACATGGGCATCGTGACGGACGCGGCCCGCAGCGTGGGCGCGGCCCTGCCGGTCGGCGCGGTCGTCGCCCAGTTGGTGGCCTCGCTCCGCGCCCAAGGCGACGGCGGCCTGGACCACTCGGCGCTGCTGCGCGCCGTCGAGCGTCTCTCCGGCGACCGGGTCGCCTGA